One segment of Thermovenabulum gondwanense DNA contains the following:
- a CDS encoding peptidase: protein MFDKTREFMKKLGLPEGDLYSLPTSDKRFPDGAHYRLEVPTINSSEAFKALMEEAERLGVTINRVDETYGCFRHTLEELKEYVAIAKYYRVELNLSVGPRATYDTSATRLSQQGVRIGYRLRGMEQIVRAIEDVKRIAEVGCRGVLVYDEGLLWVLNEMRKAGELPSNMHFKVSAHCGHGNPASFKLLENLGANSINPVRDMTLPMVAALRAAVNVPLDVHTDNPPGSGGFIRVYEAPELVRVGAPIHLKTGNSVISGHGELTTAQNGRDMARQAAIVKEMVERYYPEAVQSKAGTPDMAIPE, encoded by the coding sequence ATGTTTGACAAAACAAGAGAATTTATGAAAAAATTAGGATTACCGGAGGGTGACCTGTATTCCCTTCCCACATCGGACAAAAGATTCCCCGATGGAGCCCATTACAGATTGGAAGTGCCTACCATTAACAGTTCGGAAGCATTTAAAGCTTTAATGGAAGAAGCGGAGAGATTAGGAGTAACCATAAACAGGGTTGATGAGACCTATGGTTGCTTCAGGCACACCTTAGAAGAACTAAAAGAATACGTAGCTATCGCAAAATACTATCGGGTCGAATTGAACCTTTCGGTAGGTCCAAGGGCTACTTACGACACCAGCGCCACAAGACTCAGTCAGCAGGGAGTTAGAATCGGTTACAGGTTGAGGGGTATGGAGCAGATCGTCAGAGCCATTGAAGATGTAAAGAGAATTGCTGAAGTAGGCTGCCGCGGAGTTTTGGTTTACGATGAGGGCTTGCTCTGGGTGCTTAATGAAATGAGGAAAGCCGGCGAGCTCCCAAGCAATATGCATTTTAAAGTATCCGCCCACTGCGGTCATGGCAATCCCGCCAGCTTCAAACTATTAGAGAACCTTGGAGCCAATTCAATTAATCCTGTAAGAGACATGACCTTACCCATGGTAGCAGCTTTAAGAGCCGCGGTCAATGTCCCATTGGACGTTCATACCGATAACCCTCCAGGATCCGGTGGTTTTATAAGGGTTTATGAAGCACCTGAATTGGTACGCGTAGGCGCACCTATTCACCTCAAGACCGGAAACTCAGTCATCAGCGGTCATGGTGAATTGACCACAGCACAAAACGGTAGAGATATGGCAAGACAGGCTGCCATAGTAAAAGAAATGGTAGAAAGATACTATCCGGAAGCTGTGCAGAGCAAAGCCGGCACCCCGGATATGGCTATCCCAGAGTAA
- a CDS encoding Ldh family oxidoreductase, translated as MDSAVIPVSKLREFLIELFKEVGLNNSHAGIVADSILCAELRGVKSHGLVRVSTYIERVEKKATNINAKIKTEKIKKATALINADHGFGQIAGFYGMKLAITLAKKYGVGLVGIKNSNHFGIASFYSMLALKHDMIGIVLTNSSPAIAPYGSSKPLLGTNPLSIAIPSKEEKPIILDMSTSVVARGKIRLAKLKNQKIPFGWALDSSGRDTDDPDLALKGSLVPIGGPKGSGLSLVIDILCGVLTNTCLTGEVKNVTDMTGPSKTGHLFCAVNIADFIEKNVFKSNIDEIIRKIKSLPSINNLQIFLPGEIENNLEEKSLREGINLDSNLIDELSRLASRYKIKNLI; from the coding sequence TTGGATAGTGCAGTTATTCCCGTATCAAAACTAAGAGAGTTTTTAATAGAACTTTTTAAAGAAGTGGGTTTAAATAACTCTCATGCCGGGATAGTGGCGGATTCTATTCTATGCGCAGAATTAAGAGGAGTAAAGTCCCATGGGTTGGTTCGAGTATCTACTTATATAGAAAGGGTTGAAAAAAAAGCAACTAATATAAATGCAAAAATAAAAACTGAAAAAATTAAAAAGGCTACAGCATTGATTAATGCGGATCACGGTTTCGGGCAAATTGCAGGTTTCTACGGAATGAAGCTGGCAATTACCCTGGCAAAAAAATACGGAGTGGGTTTGGTAGGTATTAAAAACTCCAATCATTTTGGAATAGCCTCATTTTATTCTATGTTAGCATTAAAACACGACATGATAGGTATTGTATTAACCAACTCTTCTCCCGCAATAGCCCCTTACGGCAGCAGTAAACCTCTTTTAGGAACCAATCCGCTTTCGATAGCAATACCTTCTAAGGAAGAAAAACCAATAATATTAGATATGTCTACATCGGTAGTGGCAAGAGGAAAAATAAGGCTGGCCAAGCTAAAAAATCAGAAAATACCTTTCGGCTGGGCTTTGGATTCTTCCGGAAGGGATACCGACGATCCCGATTTAGCACTAAAAGGTAGCCTTGTTCCCATAGGCGGCCCAAAGGGTTCGGGATTATCTTTAGTAATAGACATCCTTTGCGGAGTGCTTACCAACACCTGCCTTACGGGTGAAGTAAAAAATGTCACCGATATGACCGGTCCCTCAAAAACCGGACATCTTTTCTGTGCTGTAAATATCGCTGACTTCATTGAAAAGAATGTATTTAAATCTAATATTGATGAAATTATTAGAAAAATCAAATCTCTGCCCTCAATTAACAATCTTCAAATATTTTTACCGGGAGAAATAGAAAACAACCTTGAAGAAAAATCTTTGAGAGAGGGTATAAATTTAGATTCAAATTTAATCGACGAATTAAGTCGATTGGCATCCCGGTATAAAATTAAAAATTTAATATAA